From Suricata suricatta isolate VVHF042 chromosome 1, meerkat_22Aug2017_6uvM2_HiC, whole genome shotgun sequence, a single genomic window includes:
- the RNF122 gene encoding RING finger protein 122 isoform X2, with the protein MHPFQWCNGCFCGLGLVSTNKSCSMPPISFQDLPLNIYMVIFGTGIFVFMLSLIFCCYFISKLRNQAQSERYGYKEVVLKGDAKKLQLYGTCAVCLEDFKGKDELGVLPCQHAFHRKCLVKWLEVRCVCPMCNKPIAGPSEATQSIGILLDELV; encoded by the exons ATGCACCCATTCCAGTGGTGTAACG GGTGTTTTTGTGGCCTGGGACTGGTTAGTACCAACAAGTCCTGCTCCATGCCACCCATCAGTTTCCAAGACCTTCCCCTCAACATCTACATGGTCATCTTCGGCACAGGCATCTTTGTCTTCATGCTCAGCCTCATCTTCTGCTGCTATTTTATCAG CAAACTCCGGAACCAGGCCCAGAGTGAACGATACGGCTATAAGGAG gTGGTGCTTAAAGGTGATGCCAAGAAGTTACAGTTATATGGG ACCTGTGCAGTCTGTCTGGAAGACTTCAAGGGGAAGGACGAGCTAGGTGTGCTCCCATGCCAACATGCCTTTCACCGGAA GTGTCTGGTGAAGTGGCTGGAGGTGCGCTGTGTCTGCCCTATGTGTAACAAGCCCATTGCTGGGCCCTCAGAGGCCACTCAGAGCATTGGCATCCTCCTGGATGAGCTGGTGTGA
- the RNF122 gene encoding RING finger protein 122 isoform X3, which yields MPPISFQDLPLNIYMVIFGTGIFVFMLSLIFCCYFISKLRNQAQSERYGYKEVVLKGDAKKLQLYGQTCAVCLEDFKGKDELGVLPCQHAFHRKCLVKWLEVRCVCPMCNKPIAGPSEATQSIGILLDELV from the exons ATGCCACCCATCAGTTTCCAAGACCTTCCCCTCAACATCTACATGGTCATCTTCGGCACAGGCATCTTTGTCTTCATGCTCAGCCTCATCTTCTGCTGCTATTTTATCAG CAAACTCCGGAACCAGGCCCAGAGTGAACGATACGGCTATAAGGAG gTGGTGCTTAAAGGTGATGCCAAGAAGTTACAGTTATATGGG CAGACCTGTGCAGTCTGTCTGGAAGACTTCAAGGGGAAGGACGAGCTAGGTGTGCTCCCATGCCAACATGCCTTTCACCGGAA GTGTCTGGTGAAGTGGCTGGAGGTGCGCTGTGTCTGCCCTATGTGTAACAAGCCCATTGCTGGGCCCTCAGAGGCCACTCAGAGCATTGGCATCCTCCTGGATGAGCTGGTGTGA
- the RNF122 gene encoding RING finger protein 122 isoform X1, producing the protein MHPFQWCNGCFCGLGLVSTNKSCSMPPISFQDLPLNIYMVIFGTGIFVFMLSLIFCCYFISKLRNQAQSERYGYKEVVLKGDAKKLQLYGQTCAVCLEDFKGKDELGVLPCQHAFHRKCLVKWLEVRCVCPMCNKPIAGPSEATQSIGILLDELV; encoded by the exons ATGCACCCATTCCAGTGGTGTAACG GGTGTTTTTGTGGCCTGGGACTGGTTAGTACCAACAAGTCCTGCTCCATGCCACCCATCAGTTTCCAAGACCTTCCCCTCAACATCTACATGGTCATCTTCGGCACAGGCATCTTTGTCTTCATGCTCAGCCTCATCTTCTGCTGCTATTTTATCAG CAAACTCCGGAACCAGGCCCAGAGTGAACGATACGGCTATAAGGAG gTGGTGCTTAAAGGTGATGCCAAGAAGTTACAGTTATATGGG CAGACCTGTGCAGTCTGTCTGGAAGACTTCAAGGGGAAGGACGAGCTAGGTGTGCTCCCATGCCAACATGCCTTTCACCGGAA GTGTCTGGTGAAGTGGCTGGAGGTGCGCTGTGTCTGCCCTATGTGTAACAAGCCCATTGCTGGGCCCTCAGAGGCCACTCAGAGCATTGGCATCCTCCTGGATGAGCTGGTGTGA
- the DUSP26 gene encoding dual specificity protein phosphatase 26: MCPGNWLWASMTFMARFSRSSSRSPVRSRGALEEMPAVQHPFLNVFELERLLYTGKTACNHADEVWPGLYLGDQDIANNRRELRRLGITHVLNASHSRWRGTPEAYEGLGIRYLGVEAHDSPAFDMSIHFQTAADFIHRALNQPGGRILVHCAVGVSRSATLVLAYLMLYHRLTLVEAIKKVKDHRGIIPNRGFLRQLLALDRRLRQGLEA, encoded by the exons ATGTGCCCTGGGAACTGGCTCTGGGCGTCTATGACGTTTATGGCCCGCTTCTCCCGGAGTAGCTCCAGGTCTCCTGTTCGCTCGAGAGGGGCCCTGGAGGAGATGCCGGCTGTTCAACACCCCTTCCTCAATGTCTTTGAGCTGGAGAGGCTCCTCTACACGGGCAAGACAGCCTGTAACCATGCGGATGAGGTCTGGCCAGGCCTCTACCTTGGAGACCA GGACATCGCCAACAACCGCAGGGAGCTCCGTCGCCTGGGCATCACCCATGTCCTCAATGCCTCGCACAGCAGGTGGCGAGGGACGCCAGAGGCCTACGAGGGGCTGGGCATCCGCTACCTGGGTGTCGAGGCCCACGACTCGCCCGCCTTTGACATGAGCATCCACTTCCAGACGGCTGCGGATTTCATCCACCGGgcactgaaccagccaggag GGAGGATCCTGGTGCACTGTGCGGTGGGAGTGAGCCGGTCCGCCACACTGGTCCTGGCCTACCTCATGCTGTACCACCGCCTCACCCTCGTGGAGGCCATCAAGAAAGTCAAGGACCACCGAGGCATCATCCCCAACCGGGGCTTCTTGAGGCAGCTCCTGGCCCTGGACCGCAGGCTGCGGCAGGGGCTGGAGGcatga